Proteins found in one Streptococcus criceti HS-6 genomic segment:
- a CDS encoding glycoside hydrolase family 70 protein, which translates to MERKLRYKLHKVKKQWVTIAVASAGLASVIGAGAASQTVSADDIGNGASASAEQNTSASQNKEVVDSDAAQATDAKATSEQAAVSSVDTNSETDQVQNVDGVSANNQPEAPAAPQAAASNNTNTATSEEANTNTAVSEAAPAAENRTAEKGADLSDQEEAAALSLDNIKKVDGKYYYVMADGSYKKNFAITVKGQLLYFDAETGALSSTSTYSFSQGLTPLVSDFSINNKAFDSSAKSFELVDGYLTAESWYRPTKILENGKTWVDSKETDLRPVLTSWWPDKDTQVAYLNYMSKALGGKEEFTTKTSQTALNTAAEMIQMKIEQRISKEQGTAWLRDAMAAFVATQSRWNSDSEQFDKNDHLQGGALLYTNNKLTEWADSKYRLLNRTPTRQDGKTHYSKADEYGGYEFLLANDVDNSNPVVQAEMLNQIHYLMNWGSIVMGDKDANFDGIRVDAVDNVDADTLQLYTNYFNAVYGVDKSEAQALAHISILEAWSYNDNYYNQDTNGAALAMDNGLRLSLLYTLTRPLSERTPGLSTLIKSEYGLTDRTKDDKYGDTQPSYVFVRAHDSEVQTVIAQIIKEKIDPTTDGFTFTLDQLKQAFDIYNKDMNSVEKHYTHYNIPAAYAVMLSNMESVTRVYYGDLFTDDGQYMETKSPYYDAINTLLRARIRYAAGGQTMEHKAYTPSAAMKAKNPDSGSVLGNSEVLVSVRFGQDVMSADDMTGGQLAKTSGMFSLIANNPELELDANEEIKVNVGKIHAGQAYRPLLLTTDKGLQKYLNDSDTNLTKVADKDGFITFKGSEIKGYKQVEVNGYLSVWVPVGAKSDQDIRVAASTKANAKGDKSYTASQALDSQLIYEGFSNFQDFVQKDAQYTNKKIAENTDLFKAWGVTSFEMAPQYVSATDGTFLDSIIQNGYAFSDRYDLAMSKNNKYGSKEDLANALKALHAAGIQAIADWVPDQIYQLPGKEVVTASRVDNYGRVKIDQPMVNKLYLANTKSSGKDFQAKYGGEFLAELQKQYPEMFTAKMISTGKPIDSSVKLKEWSAQYFNGTNVLGRGTDYVLSDEGTGKYFTVNEKGEFLPAVLTGDKEAKTGFYNDGKGMTYFTTAGSQAKSDFVTVAGNTYYFDYTGHMVTGPNVINTKFYYFLPNGVMLKDAVMEDDRGRSVYYGKTGVMYKGSRNNEWFAMTDSKGQLRFRHFDNYGFMSVGLVTIHGNVQYYDEEGFQVKGDFVTDKAGQTRYFDKNTGNLVKGQFFNQNGHWYYSDDQGLIAKGAQTIKGQKLYFDAKTGAQVKGDFVTDKDGNTFFYSGDTGDLAVSTFFSTGNNAWFYADENGHVAKGEKTINGQKLYFDTKTGQQAKGRFVRDAKGLRFYDADTGALVTNSFLETKAGSNQWYYMGADGYAVRGHQTIQSRHMYFDAETGQQAKGIVVTDANGRKYFYDANTGDRVVNQFVLVNGSWYFFGYDGAAVTGFRDIRGQHLYFNPDGTQAKGTTVKIDNRIYTFDADSGELTSVRYI; encoded by the coding sequence ATGGAAAGAAAATTACGTTACAAGTTGCATAAGGTTAAGAAACAGTGGGTGACCATTGCTGTTGCTTCTGCTGGCCTTGCTAGTGTCATTGGCGCTGGTGCTGCTAGTCAGACTGTTTCTGCCGATGACATAGGAAATGGTGCTTCAGCTAGTGCTGAACAAAACACCTCTGCTAGTCAGAATAAAGAAGTAGTAGATTCTGACGCTGCGCAGGCAACCGATGCCAAGGCAACTTCTGAACAAGCGGCAGTAAGTTCAGTAGATACGAACTCAGAAACTGATCAAGTCCAAAATGTTGATGGCGTCTCAGCTAATAATCAACCAGAAGCTCCAGCAGCCCCACAGGCAGCAGCTTCAAATAATACGAACACAGCTACGTCAGAAGAAGCAAATACGAACACGGCTGTGTCAGAAGCAGCACCTGCTGCTGAGAATCGTACGGCTGAAAAAGGCGCTGATTTGTCAGACCAAGAAGAGGCAGCAGCGCTTTCTCTTGACAACATCAAAAAAGTTGATGGGAAGTATTACTATGTCATGGCTGATGGTTCCTATAAAAAGAACTTTGCCATCACTGTTAAGGGTCAACTTCTCTACTTTGATGCTGAAACAGGTGCGCTGTCATCAACGTCAACCTATTCGTTTAGTCAAGGGCTAACACCGCTTGTTTCGGACTTTTCGATCAACAATAAAGCTTTTGACTCATCAGCAAAAAGTTTTGAATTGGTGGATGGTTATTTAACAGCAGAAAGCTGGTATCGTCCGACTAAGATTCTTGAAAATGGTAAGACTTGGGTTGATTCCAAAGAAACTGACCTACGTCCAGTTCTGACAAGCTGGTGGCCAGATAAGGATACTCAAGTAGCCTATCTCAACTACATGAGCAAGGCTTTGGGAGGCAAAGAAGAATTTACAACTAAAACCTCTCAGACGGCTTTAAATACAGCCGCTGAAATGATTCAAATGAAGATCGAGCAACGCATCAGCAAGGAACAAGGGACCGCTTGGTTACGTGATGCTATGGCTGCCTTTGTAGCCACTCAATCTCGTTGGAATAGTGATAGTGAGCAATTTGATAAGAATGACCACTTACAAGGCGGTGCTTTGCTCTATACCAATAATAAATTAACCGAGTGGGCAGATTCAAAATATCGCTTGCTTAACCGCACACCAACTCGTCAAGATGGTAAGACCCATTACTCTAAGGCTGACGAATACGGAGGCTATGAATTCCTTCTGGCCAATGACGTGGACAACTCTAACCCAGTCGTTCAGGCAGAAATGCTTAACCAAATTCACTATCTTATGAACTGGGGTTCTATCGTCATGGGTGATAAGGATGCTAACTTTGATGGTATCCGTGTCGATGCGGTGGATAATGTTGACGCTGATACTTTGCAGCTCTATACTAACTACTTTAATGCTGTTTACGGTGTCGATAAATCAGAAGCACAAGCCCTAGCTCATATCTCAATTTTGGAAGCTTGGTCATACAATGATAATTATTATAACCAAGATACCAACGGTGCCGCTTTAGCTATGGATAATGGGTTGCGTCTTTCGCTTCTTTATACGTTGACGCGCCCACTTAGCGAGCGGACTCCAGGCCTGTCAACCTTGATTAAGTCAGAATACGGCCTGACTGACCGGACTAAAGATGATAAGTATGGTGATACTCAACCATCTTATGTCTTTGTTCGGGCGCATGACTCAGAAGTTCAGACTGTCATTGCTCAAATTATTAAAGAAAAAATTGATCCAACGACAGATGGTTTCACTTTCACTTTGGATCAATTGAAACAGGCTTTTGACATTTACAACAAGGACATGAACAGTGTTGAAAAACACTATACGCACTATAATATTCCTGCAGCCTATGCTGTCATGCTGTCCAATATGGAATCAGTGACTCGGGTCTACTATGGTGACCTCTTCACGGATGATGGTCAATATATGGAAACCAAGTCTCCATACTATGATGCCATCAACACTCTCCTGCGTGCTCGTATTCGTTACGCTGCTGGCGGCCAAACCATGGAACATAAGGCTTATACACCTTCAGCCGCTATGAAGGCTAAAAATCCTGATAGCGGAAGTGTGCTGGGTAACAGCGAAGTATTAGTATCTGTTCGTTTTGGCCAAGATGTCATGTCTGCCGATGATATGACCGGCGGTCAACTGGCTAAAACATCAGGTATGTTCAGCTTGATTGCTAACAACCCTGAATTGGAGTTGGATGCTAATGAAGAAATCAAGGTTAATGTTGGTAAAATCCATGCCGGCCAAGCGTATCGTCCATTGCTTTTGACAACCGATAAGGGACTGCAAAAATATCTCAATGATTCAGATACAAACTTGACCAAGGTTGCTGACAAGGACGGTTTCATTACTTTCAAAGGTAGCGAAATCAAGGGTTACAAACAAGTTGAAGTCAATGGTTACCTTTCAGTCTGGGTACCCGTTGGAGCTAAGTCTGACCAAGATATTCGTGTAGCTGCTTCAACTAAAGCTAATGCTAAGGGTGACAAGTCTTACACAGCTAGTCAGGCTCTTGATTCACAATTGATCTACGAAGGCTTCTCAAACTTCCAAGATTTTGTTCAAAAAGATGCTCAGTATACTAATAAGAAAATTGCTGAAAATACGGATCTCTTCAAGGCCTGGGGCGTAACGTCATTTGAAATGGCACCTCAGTATGTCTCAGCTACGGATGGAACTTTCTTGGATTCTATTATCCAAAATGGTTATGCTTTTAGTGACCGTTATGACCTTGCCATGAGCAAGAACAACAAGTACGGTTCTAAGGAAGACTTAGCTAATGCACTGAAGGCCCTCCATGCAGCTGGAATTCAAGCCATTGCTGACTGGGTACCAGACCAAATCTATCAATTACCAGGTAAGGAAGTTGTTACGGCTAGCCGTGTTGATAACTACGGCCGTGTAAAAATTGACCAACCGATGGTAAATAAGCTTTACTTGGCTAACACCAAGAGCTCAGGAAAAGATTTCCAAGCAAAATACGGTGGTGAATTCTTAGCTGAATTGCAAAAGCAATATCCTGAAATGTTCACGGCTAAGATGATTTCGACCGGTAAACCAATTGATTCATCTGTGAAGTTGAAGGAATGGTCTGCTCAGTACTTTAACGGTACTAATGTTCTCGGTCGTGGTACTGACTATGTCCTTAGCGATGAAGGTACTGGTAAGTACTTCACCGTCAATGAAAAGGGTGAGTTTTTACCAGCTGTACTGACTGGTGATAAGGAAGCTAAAACTGGTTTCTACAATGATGGTAAGGGAATGACCTACTTTACCACTGCTGGAAGTCAGGCTAAATCTGACTTTGTTACAGTAGCAGGAAATACATACTACTTTGACTACACTGGTCACATGGTTACTGGACCTAATGTTATTAACACGAAATTCTATTACTTCTTGCCAAATGGTGTTATGTTGAAAGACGCCGTTATGGAAGACGATCGTGGACGCTCGGTCTACTATGGCAAAACTGGTGTTATGTACAAGGGAAGCCGCAATAATGAATGGTTTGCAATGACTGATTCTAAGGGTCAATTACGCTTCCGTCATTTTGACAATTATGGCTTTATGTCTGTAGGTCTGGTGACGATTCATGGTAATGTTCAATATTACGATGAAGAAGGATTCCAAGTTAAGGGTGACTTTGTAACGGATAAGGCTGGACAAACGCGTTACTTCGATAAGAATACGGGGAACCTTGTTAAAGGACAATTCTTCAACCAGAATGGTCATTGGTACTACTCAGATGACCAAGGTCTTATCGCTAAGGGTGCGCAAACCATTAAAGGGCAAAAGCTTTACTTTGATGCTAAGACCGGTGCCCAAGTCAAGGGTGACTTTGTGACAGATAAGGACGGTAATACCTTCTTCTACAGTGGCGATACTGGTGATTTAGCTGTTTCCACTTTCTTCTCAACAGGGAACAATGCTTGGTTCTATGCTGATGAAAACGGCCATGTTGCCAAAGGTGAAAAGACCATCAATGGTCAAAAGCTTTATTTCGACACTAAGACCGGTCAGCAAGCTAAAGGTCGCTTTGTTCGTGATGCTAAGGGATTACGCTTCTATGATGCAGATACAGGTGCTTTGGTAACCAACAGCTTCCTGGAAACGAAGGCTGGTTCAAATCAATGGTACTATATGGGGGCAGATGGTTATGCGGTTCGAGGTCATCAAACCATCCAATCCCGCCACATGTACTTTGATGCTGAAACTGGTCAGCAGGCCAAAGGAATCGTGGTTACAGATGCCAATGGTCGTAAGTATTTCTACGATGCAAACACTGGTGATCGTGTTGTCAACCAATTCGTTCTTGTTAATGGCAGTTGGTATTTCTTTGGTTATGACGGGGCTGCTGTAACAGGTTTCCGTGATATCCGAGGTCAGCATCTCTACTTTAATCCTGATGGCACACAAGCTAAGGGGACAACTGTAAAAATTGATAACCGTATCTATACCTTTGATGCAGATTCTGGTGAACTGACATCAGTTCGCTATATTTAA
- a CDS encoding DUF1858 domain-containing protein, with translation MTNTIDLSQPVAQIVKEHPELKDILIELGFKPLANPVMLKTLGQATSLKAGSKLAKVPLERIKQTLEFNGYEVKGD, from the coding sequence ATGACCAATACTATAGATTTATCTCAACCGGTTGCTCAAATCGTCAAAGAGCATCCAGAATTAAAAGACATTTTGATTGAGTTGGGGTTCAAGCCGCTGGCTAATCCAGTAATGTTAAAGACCCTAGGTCAAGCCACCAGCCTAAAAGCTGGTTCTAAACTGGCTAAGGTTCCTTTGGAAAGGATTAAGCAAACGCTGGAATTTAACGGTTATGAGGTGAAAGGAGACTGA